One genomic region from Onychostoma macrolepis isolate SWU-2019 chromosome 23, ASM1243209v1, whole genome shotgun sequence encodes:
- the mafba gene encoding transcription factor MafB, with amino-acid sequence MLQRPSASRSETYPENCMRKEGEERQKSGFATLVNTLLKNRDTMSADLTMGPELPTSPLALEYVNDFDLMKFEVKKEAMAGLDRSNIRQCNRLQPQGSVSSTPISTPCSSVPSSPSFSPTEQKNHLEELYWMPSGAYPQQIDPQTLSLTPEDAVEALIGATAHGHPPPPHVQQQLQAGGFEGYRGAHHHHSHAQQQQQHHHQHQHQQYGAIPHHPDDMPGHHHHHHHHHHSQDPDSPSPTSPGSHQQLHHRHHHHHLGQQGHHGAGGGLNVEDRFSDDQLVSMSVRELNRHLRGFTKDEVIRLKQKRRTLKNRGYAQSCRFKRVQQKHVLENEKTQLINQVEQLKQEINRLARERDAYKLKCEKLSGANGFREAGSTSDNPSSPEFFM; translated from the coding sequence ATGCTCCAGCGCCCTAGCGCGTCGCGTTCGGAAACCTATCCAGAAAATTGCATGCGCAAAGAGGGGGAAGAAAGGCAAAAGTCGGGTTTCGCGACACTGGTAAACACTTTGCTGAAGAACAGGGACACGATGAGCGCCGATCTCACCATGGGGCCCGAGCTGCCCACCAGCCCGCTGGCGTTGGAATATGTCAATGACTTTGATTTGATGAAATTCGAGGTGAAGAAAGAGGCCATGGCGGGGCTCGACCGCTCCAATATACGGCAGTGCAATCGCCTCCAGCCGCAGGGCTCCGTGTCCTCCACTCCGATCAGCACACCGTGCAGCTCGGTGCCGTCCTCCCCGAGCTTCAGCCCCACGGAGCAGAAGAACCATCTGGAGGAGCTGTACTGGATGCCGAGCGGCGCGTATCCGCAGCAGATCGATCCGCAAACGCTAAGCCTAACGCCTGAAGACGCGGTGGAGGCTCTCATCGGAGCCACGGCGCACGGCCACCCTCCGCCCCCTCATGTGCAGCAGCAATTGCAAGCAGGAGGCTTCGAGGGATACAGGGGAGCGCATCACCACCACAGCCAtgcgcagcagcagcagcagcaccaCCACCAACACCAACACCAACAATACGGCGCGATCCCCCATCACCCCGATGACATGCCAGGTCACCAccatcaccaccaccaccaccaccacagtCAGGACCCCGACAGCCCCTCTCCTACCTCGCCTGGGTCCCACCAGCAGCTCCACCACcgtcaccaccaccaccacctcgGCCAGCAGGGTCACCACGGCGCGGGGGGCGGCCTGAACGTGGAGGACCGCTTCTCCGACGATCAGCTGGTGTCCATGTCCGTGCGCGAGCTGAACCGACACCTGCGGGGCTTCACCAAGGACGAGGTGATCCGCCTGAAGCAGAAACGCCGGACCCTGAAGAACCGGGGCTACGCGCAGTCGTGCCGCTTCAAGCGCGTGCAGCAGAAGCACGTGCTGGAGAACGAGAAGACGCAGCTCATCAACCAGGTAGAGCAGCTCAAGCAAGAGATCAACCGGCTGGCCCGAGAGAGAGACGCCTACAAACTCAAGTGCGAGAAACTGAGCGGAGCGAACGGGTTCCGCGAGGCAGGATCCACCAGCGACAACCCGTCCTCTCCAGAGTTCTtcatgtga